The proteins below are encoded in one region of Micromonospora pisi:
- the cobA gene encoding uroporphyrinogen-III C-methyltransferase, whose product MGANPYPLGLRLAGHRVLVVGGGAVATRRVPALLDAGALVEVVAPELTPALRAQVDAGRVRWTARPFEPADVDGAWLVQVAVNDPVAAEAVSVAALERRVFCVRADDRNAATAWTPAVVRHGAVTVAVLGGGDPHRAVTVRDAVRDRLADGTLVSTGSLLSDSVVEGPVVNRAERDGPSGGRVALVGSGPGDPELITVKGRRLLAEADVVVADRLVPGLLLDELRPDVELVDASKIPYGPARAQEEINRILVERAQAGAFVVRLKGGDPYVFGRGGEEALACAAAGVPVTVVPGVTSSIAAPALAGIPVTHRGVAHEFTVVSGHVPPDDPASLVDWAALARMRGTVVVLMGLKNLAAIAATLLAHGREPGTPAAVVQEGTTGAQRTLRATLGTVADAAATARIRPPAVVVIGNVVGTLPPVVTAT is encoded by the coding sequence ATCGGTGCCAACCCTTATCCGCTCGGGCTGCGCCTGGCAGGGCACCGGGTGCTCGTGGTCGGTGGGGGAGCGGTGGCCACCCGCCGGGTGCCGGCGCTGCTCGACGCGGGCGCGTTGGTGGAGGTGGTCGCCCCCGAGCTGACCCCGGCGCTGCGGGCACAGGTGGACGCGGGACGGGTGCGCTGGACGGCCCGCCCGTTCGAGCCCGCCGACGTCGACGGCGCCTGGCTGGTGCAGGTGGCCGTCAACGACCCGGTCGCCGCCGAAGCGGTCAGCGTCGCCGCGCTGGAGCGCCGCGTCTTCTGCGTACGCGCCGACGACCGGAACGCGGCCACCGCGTGGACTCCGGCGGTGGTCCGGCACGGGGCGGTGACCGTGGCCGTACTCGGCGGCGGTGACCCGCACCGGGCGGTGACGGTCCGCGACGCCGTCCGTGACCGCCTCGCCGACGGCACCCTGGTGAGCACAGGCTCACTGTTGTCGGATTCGGTGGTGGAAGGGCCCGTCGTCAACCGCGCGGAGCGCGACGGACCCAGCGGTGGACGGGTCGCGTTGGTCGGGTCGGGGCCGGGCGATCCGGAGCTGATCACGGTCAAGGGGCGGCGGCTGCTCGCCGAGGCGGACGTGGTGGTCGCCGACCGTCTCGTCCCCGGCCTGCTCCTGGACGAACTCCGTCCGGACGTGGAACTGGTCGACGCGTCGAAGATCCCCTACGGCCCGGCCCGTGCCCAGGAGGAGATCAACCGGATCCTGGTCGAGCGGGCCCAGGCCGGCGCGTTCGTGGTCCGGCTCAAGGGCGGCGACCCGTACGTCTTCGGTCGCGGCGGCGAGGAGGCGCTCGCCTGCGCGGCGGCCGGCGTACCGGTGACCGTCGTTCCCGGGGTGACCAGCTCGATTGCCGCCCCGGCGCTCGCCGGCATCCCGGTGACCCATCGGGGGGTGGCGCACGAGTTCACCGTGGTCTCCGGACACGTGCCCCCGGACGACCCGGCCTCCCTGGTCGACTGGGCGGCGCTGGCCCGAATGCGCGGCACGGTGGTGGTGCTGATGGGGCTGAAGAACCTGGCCGCGATCGCCGCGACGCTGCTGGCACACGGGCGGGAGCCGGGCACGCCGGCAGCGGTGGTCCAGGAGGGTACGACCGGCGCCCAGCGGACGCTGCGGGCAACCCTGGGTACGGTCGCCGACGCCGCCGCTACGGCCAGGATCCGTCCCCCGGCGGTGGTGGTCATCGGCAACGTGGTCGGGACCCTGCCCCCGGTCGTGACCGCCACCTGA
- a CDS encoding transglycosylase domain-containing protein has product MTKPTLSPSEGNRFLPLLRAGLIAGVILAAAAYPLAAIGGIGAKATADLVRDRPRDLRHTSPAQTTYVYGADGKTLLTTFYEEHRKYTPIGEMSPYIQQAIVASEDSRFYKHNGVDAKGVARAFVANQQAGGVSQGASTLTMQYVRMALRDSAQTPLEVQEATEQTSIRKLREMRIALDLEKEMSKTEILERYLNSAYFGHRAYGIYAASEIFFSKTPKDLSPVEAATLAGLVKAPSEYDPAVNDQKAATDRRNYVIDRMRSMGYISPDAAAAMQAEPIKLKLSTPPNDCASVSEDYNSWGFFCDYLKSWWSVQPGFGTNSLERLDKLRRGGYKIVTSIDPKVQDIAEKHVLAKESASSPFAHGLVAVEPGTGRVKAMAVNRIYSLDSTENGPHSDPSKRARMKGNYPNTVNPLLGGGDLPGYQAGSTFKMFVMLAALDAGMPLSTAYDSPFRITSIYPGGGTTSSCGGLWCPSNASAAMTGRQTMWSGFGKSVNTYFVQLEQAVGADKAVALAERLGLQWRTDVDKRQASPEKRKEWGAFVLGVSDVTPLEMANAYAAIAADGRFCEAIPVTSISNPDGTPTMITTKSGGQVEAAKPRCHQEVNADAARAATDAARCPTGDTPARGSCGGWSTADSVKGTVGRPVAGKTGTTDSTRSAWFVGYTPEYAMASFLADPDNPFNAVGDAQSNKPVSTVSDTLRDALKDQPVRQFAPPSLTIS; this is encoded by the coding sequence GTGACGAAGCCCACCCTCTCGCCTTCCGAAGGCAACCGCTTCCTACCCCTGCTACGAGCCGGCCTCATCGCCGGCGTCATCCTGGCGGCCGCGGCGTACCCGCTCGCCGCCATCGGCGGAATCGGCGCCAAGGCAACCGCCGACCTGGTCCGCGACCGGCCCCGCGACCTGCGCCACACCTCGCCCGCACAGACCACCTACGTCTACGGCGCGGACGGCAAGACGCTGCTCACCACGTTCTACGAGGAGCACCGCAAGTACACCCCGATCGGGGAGATGTCCCCCTACATCCAACAGGCGATCGTCGCCTCGGAGGACTCCCGCTTCTACAAGCACAACGGGGTCGACGCCAAGGGCGTGGCCCGCGCCTTCGTCGCGAACCAGCAGGCCGGCGGGGTCTCCCAGGGCGCCTCGACCCTGACCATGCAGTACGTCCGGATGGCGCTGCGCGACAGCGCGCAGACCCCGCTGGAAGTGCAGGAGGCGACCGAGCAGACCAGCATCCGCAAGCTGCGGGAGATGCGGATAGCGCTCGACCTCGAGAAGGAGATGAGCAAGACCGAGATCCTGGAGCGCTACCTCAACTCCGCTTATTTCGGTCACCGCGCGTACGGCATCTACGCCGCCTCGGAGATCTTCTTCTCCAAGACCCCGAAAGACCTCAGTCCGGTCGAGGCCGCCACCCTCGCCGGCCTGGTCAAGGCCCCCTCCGAGTACGACCCGGCGGTCAACGACCAGAAGGCCGCCACCGACCGGCGCAACTACGTGATCGACCGGATGCGGAGCATGGGCTACATCTCGCCGGACGCGGCAGCGGCGATGCAGGCCGAACCGATCAAGCTCAAGCTCTCCACCCCGCCCAACGACTGCGCCTCGGTGTCGGAGGATTACAACAGCTGGGGCTTCTTCTGCGACTACCTGAAGTCGTGGTGGTCGGTCCAACCCGGCTTCGGCACCAACTCGCTGGAACGGCTGGACAAGCTGCGCCGCGGCGGCTACAAAATCGTGACCAGTATCGACCCGAAGGTCCAGGACATCGCGGAGAAGCACGTACTGGCCAAGGAGAGCGCCAGCAGTCCGTTCGCACACGGCCTGGTCGCCGTCGAACCCGGCACCGGTCGGGTGAAGGCGATGGCGGTCAACCGGATCTACTCGCTCGACTCCACCGAGAACGGCCCCCACTCCGACCCGAGCAAACGCGCCCGGATGAAGGGAAACTACCCGAACACGGTCAACCCGCTCCTCGGCGGCGGTGACCTCCCCGGCTACCAGGCGGGGTCGACGTTCAAGATGTTCGTCATGCTCGCCGCGCTCGACGCCGGCATGCCGCTCTCGACCGCGTACGACTCGCCGTTCCGGATCACCTCGATCTATCCCGGTGGCGGCACCACCAGTAGCTGCGGCGGACTCTGGTGCCCGTCCAACGCCAGCGCCGCGATGACCGGCCGACAGACCATGTGGTCCGGCTTCGGCAAGTCCGTCAACACCTACTTCGTGCAGCTCGAACAGGCGGTCGGCGCGGACAAGGCGGTCGCCCTGGCGGAACGGCTCGGCCTGCAGTGGCGTACGGACGTGGACAAACGCCAGGCGTCCCCGGAGAAGCGGAAGGAGTGGGGCGCGTTCGTACTGGGCGTCTCCGACGTCACGCCGCTGGAGATGGCGAACGCGTACGCGGCGATCGCCGCCGACGGCCGGTTCTGCGAGGCGATCCCGGTGACCTCGATCAGCAACCCGGACGGCACCCCGACCATGATCACGACGAAGAGCGGTGGGCAGGTCGAGGCCGCGAAGCCCCGCTGCCATCAGGAGGTGAACGCCGACGCGGCCCGTGCCGCCACCGACGCGGCCCGCTGCCCGACCGGTGACACCCCGGCCCGTGGCTCCTGTGGTGGCTGGTCCACCGCCGACAGCGTCAAGGGCACCGTCGGCCGCCCGGTGGCCGGCAAGACCGGTACCACGGACAGCACGCGGTCCGCCTGGTTCGTCGGCTACACCCCGGAGTACGCGATGGCGAGCTTCCTGGCCGATCCGGACAACCCGTTCAACGCCGTCGGCGACGCGCAGTCGAACAAACCGGTCAGCACCGTCTCCGACACCTTGCGGGACGCGCTCAAGGATCAACCCGTACGCCAGTTCGCCCCACCCTCCCTCACCATCAGCTGA
- a CDS encoding nicotinate-nucleotide--dimethylbenzimidazole phosphoribosyltransferase, translating to MMLEALIATIRPLDTEAMEAARALHSRLTKPAGSLGELEELSVRLCGLAGSCPPPLPGPAAVAIFAGDHGVHDQGVTPWSREVTAQMVGNFLAGGAVVNAFARQTGASVTVVDVGVATPLPDLGTAPTATATGSAVATTYDERTGLDDLVAPDALVDLDGPAGPAPTGGPTTPVTVFDERTALESLTSPDALVDLDGPATASPVAGVAPTPVPSAAVPGPRVAGGNGTADGHPVDVPALVRARVRPGTRDMTVEPALTRDEARAAIEVGIRTADQLIDAGAGILLTGDMGIANTTAAAALIAVHTGTASAEVTGRGTGVDDFTYARKVAVVSAALARHRPDPADPLGVLAALGGLEHAALTGFILGAAARRTPVLLDGVSAVAAALVAAAFAPDATGAMIAGHRSAEPGATVGLRQLGLEPLIDLGLRLGEGTGALLAFPVVAGAARVLHEVATFDAAGVSEK from the coding sequence ATGATGTTGGAGGCGTTGATCGCCACGATCCGCCCGCTCGACACCGAGGCGATGGAGGCGGCCCGCGCGCTGCACAGCCGGCTGACCAAGCCCGCTGGTTCGCTCGGCGAGCTGGAGGAGCTGTCGGTACGCCTCTGCGGGCTCGCCGGTAGCTGCCCGCCGCCGCTGCCGGGCCCCGCCGCCGTAGCGATCTTCGCCGGTGACCACGGGGTGCACGACCAGGGGGTGACCCCCTGGTCACGTGAGGTGACCGCGCAGATGGTCGGCAACTTCCTCGCCGGTGGCGCGGTGGTGAACGCGTTCGCCCGGCAGACCGGTGCCTCCGTGACCGTGGTCGACGTCGGTGTCGCCACCCCACTGCCCGACCTCGGCACCGCCCCGACAGCTACCGCCACCGGCTCGGCCGTGGCCACCACCTACGACGAGCGGACCGGGCTGGACGACCTGGTCGCCCCCGATGCGCTGGTCGACCTCGACGGCCCTGCCGGCCCGGCGCCGACCGGTGGCCCGACCACCCCGGTCACCGTCTTCGACGAGCGCACCGCGCTGGAGAGCCTCACCTCGCCGGACGCGCTGGTCGACCTCGACGGCCCCGCCACCGCGTCGCCGGTCGCCGGGGTGGCACCGACCCCGGTCCCGTCCGCCGCCGTACCGGGCCCGAGGGTCGCGGGCGGGAACGGCACCGCCGACGGCCACCCGGTTGACGTACCCGCCCTGGTGCGGGCGCGGGTCCGGCCCGGCACCCGGGACATGACCGTCGAGCCGGCCCTCACCCGGGACGAGGCGCGGGCCGCGATCGAGGTCGGCATCCGTACCGCCGACCAACTGATCGACGCGGGCGCCGGCATCCTGCTCACCGGGGACATGGGCATCGCCAACACCACCGCCGCCGCCGCGCTGATCGCCGTACACACCGGTACGGCGTCGGCCGAGGTGACCGGCCGTGGCACCGGGGTCGACGACTTCACGTACGCCCGCAAGGTCGCCGTGGTCTCGGCCGCGCTCGCCCGGCACCGTCCCGACCCGGCCGACCCGCTCGGCGTACTCGCCGCCCTCGGCGGGCTGGAGCACGCGGCGCTGACCGGCTTCATCCTCGGGGCCGCGGCCCGGCGTACCCCGGTTCTGCTGGACGGCGTGAGTGCGGTCGCCGCGGCGCTGGTCGCGGCGGCCTTCGCACCGGACGCGACCGGCGCCATGATCGCCGGACACCGCTCCGCCGAGCCGGGCGCCACTGTCGGTCTGCGCCAACTGGGCCTGGAGCCCCTGATCGACCTGGGGCTGCGGCTCGGCGAGGGAACGGGCGCACTGCTCGCCTTCCCGGTGGTCGCCGGCGCCGCCCGGGTGCTGCACGAGGTGGCCACGTTCGACGCGGCGGGGGTATCGGAGAAGTGA
- the otsB gene encoding trehalose-phosphatase encodes MALDTIDPALRDAIGRIARSPNLLVACDYDGTLAPIVEDPSKAVPLPESVAAVRALAALPQTTVAVVSGRALRDLATLSRLPSEVHLVGSHGSEFDIGFVERLSPELVEVRTRLRSELRRIVAEQPGVRLESKPASIAVHTRGAAPEVASRVVEAVRKGPASWSGVTVTQGKEVIELSVIPTHKGTAVDQLRTQISASAVLFMGDDVTDENAFANLHGPDLGIKIGSGETQATHRVADPVEAARVLGLLLQVRRTWLFGERAVPIERHSMLANGRTVALLTPEAKVTWLCHPKPDASAIFADLVGGPPAGHFSVGPERGGLPLGQRYRPGTMTVETRWSGLTVTDWLDRPSSDNVPAGSAVISGDSTLVRVLTGSGRVRLEFAPRPEFGQVAVQLQPLADGLLVLGSNEPIALYAPGVEWQVVADGGYETARAVVDLAAAGGSLTLELRFGSHSLAHHRVPVAERQAAAEQPWRDWVAGLKLPTHDRELVARSALTLRGLCHEATGSILAAATTSLPEELGGVRNWDYRYCWLRDAAMTARALVDLGSLTEAEAFLRWVDGCVERTGGHPERLHPLYTVDGYELGAEAVIDTLPGYAGSRPVRVGNLANHQLQLDVFGPIADLLAAVADLRGSVLETEWRVLESMVEAVSRRWHEPDHGLWEARLPPRHHVYSKVMCWMTVDRALHIVRQHGDGDRPDWVELRDRIGHNVLEYGWHEGVGAYSVAYGDEEMDASSLWIGLSGLLPDDDPRFLSTVLKIEADLRSGPVVYRYHWDDGLPGREGGFHICTAWLIEAYLRTGRRADAEELFVQMVDTAGPTGLLPEQYDPLAERGLGNHPQAYSHLGLIRCALLLDEMVKE; translated from the coding sequence ATGGCCCTGGACACGATCGATCCCGCGCTGCGGGACGCGATCGGTCGAATCGCACGCTCCCCCAACCTGCTGGTCGCCTGCGACTACGACGGCACTCTCGCGCCGATCGTGGAGGACCCGAGCAAGGCCGTGCCGCTACCGGAGTCGGTGGCGGCCGTACGCGCGCTCGCCGCCCTGCCCCAGACCACGGTCGCCGTGGTCTCCGGCCGGGCACTGCGCGACCTGGCCACCCTCTCCCGGCTCCCCAGCGAGGTGCACCTCGTCGGCAGCCACGGGTCGGAATTCGACATCGGTTTCGTGGAGCGTCTCTCCCCCGAACTGGTCGAGGTACGCACCCGGCTCCGCAGTGAGCTGCGCCGGATCGTCGCCGAACAGCCCGGGGTACGTCTGGAGAGCAAGCCCGCCAGCATCGCGGTACACACCCGCGGCGCGGCGCCCGAGGTCGCGTCCCGGGTGGTCGAGGCGGTACGGAAGGGACCGGCGAGCTGGAGCGGCGTGACCGTCACCCAGGGCAAGGAGGTCATCGAGCTGTCGGTGATCCCCACCCACAAGGGGACAGCCGTGGACCAGCTGCGCACCCAGATCTCGGCCAGCGCGGTGCTCTTCATGGGCGACGACGTGACCGACGAGAACGCCTTCGCCAACCTGCACGGCCCGGACCTCGGCATCAAGATCGGCTCCGGGGAGACCCAGGCGACCCACCGGGTCGCCGACCCGGTCGAGGCCGCGCGGGTGCTCGGCCTGCTGCTCCAGGTCCGCCGCACCTGGCTCTTCGGCGAGCGAGCGGTGCCGATCGAGCGCCACTCGATGCTCGCCAACGGCCGCACCGTCGCGCTACTCACGCCGGAAGCCAAGGTCACCTGGCTCTGCCACCCGAAGCCGGACGCCTCGGCGATCTTCGCTGACCTGGTCGGCGGCCCGCCCGCCGGGCACTTCAGTGTCGGACCGGAGCGGGGCGGGCTACCGCTCGGACAGCGTTACCGGCCCGGCACGATGACGGTGGAGACCCGCTGGTCCGGGCTGACCGTCACGGACTGGCTGGACCGGCCGTCGTCGGACAACGTACCGGCCGGATCGGCCGTCATCTCCGGCGACTCGACCCTGGTCCGGGTGCTCACCGGCTCCGGCCGGGTCCGGTTGGAGTTCGCCCCCCGGCCCGAGTTCGGGCAGGTGGCGGTACAGCTCCAGCCGCTCGCCGACGGGCTGCTGGTGCTCGGCTCGAACGAACCGATCGCGCTCTACGCCCCCGGCGTCGAGTGGCAGGTGGTCGCCGACGGCGGCTACGAGACCGCCCGCGCCGTGGTCGACCTCGCCGCCGCTGGCGGATCGCTCACCCTCGAACTCCGCTTCGGTTCGCACAGCCTGGCCCACCACCGGGTGCCGGTGGCGGAACGGCAGGCCGCCGCCGAGCAGCCCTGGCGGGACTGGGTGGCCGGTCTGAAGCTCCCCACGCACGACCGGGAACTCGTCGCCCGCAGTGCACTCACCCTGCGTGGGCTCTGCCACGAGGCCACCGGTTCGATCCTCGCCGCCGCGACCACCTCGCTCCCCGAGGAACTCGGCGGGGTACGTAACTGGGACTACCGCTACTGCTGGCTGCGGGACGCGGCGATGACCGCCCGCGCCCTGGTCGACCTCGGTTCACTCACCGAGGCCGAAGCCTTCCTGCGCTGGGTTGACGGCTGTGTCGAACGTACCGGCGGACACCCGGAACGGCTGCACCCGCTCTACACCGTCGACGGCTACGAACTCGGCGCCGAAGCGGTGATCGACACCCTGCCCGGTTACGCCGGCTCCCGGCCGGTCCGGGTCGGCAACCTGGCCAACCACCAACTCCAGCTCGACGTCTTCGGCCCGATCGCCGACCTGCTGGCCGCCGTCGCCGACCTGCGTGGCTCGGTGCTGGAGACCGAGTGGCGGGTGCTGGAGTCGATGGTCGAGGCGGTCAGCCGGCGCTGGCACGAACCCGACCACGGCCTCTGGGAGGCCCGCCTCCCTCCCCGGCACCACGTCTACTCCAAGGTCATGTGTTGGATGACCGTGGACCGGGCGCTGCACATCGTGCGCCAGCACGGTGACGGGGACCGGCCGGACTGGGTCGAGCTGCGCGACCGGATCGGGCACAACGTGCTCGAGTACGGCTGGCACGAGGGCGTCGGCGCCTACAGCGTGGCGTACGGCGACGAGGAGATGGACGCCTCCTCGCTCTGGATCGGGCTCTCCGGCCTGCTTCCCGACGACGACCCGCGGTTCCTCTCCACCGTGCTGAAGATCGAAGCGGACCTGCGCAGCGGCCCGGTGGTCTACCGCTACCACTGGGACGACGGGCTGCCCGGACGCGAGGGCGGCTTCCACATCTGCACGGCGTGGCTGATCGAGGCGTACCTGCGGACCGGACGCCGGGCCGACGCCGAGGAACTGTTCGTGCAGATGGTCGACACCGCCGGCCCGACCGGCCTGCTGCCGGAGCAGTACGACCCGTTGGCCGAGCGGGGGCTCGGCAACCACCCACAGGCGTACAGCCACCTGGGGTTGATCCGGTGTGCGCTGCTGCTGGACGAGATGGTCAAGGAGTGA
- a CDS encoding GNAT family N-acetyltransferase: MTGEVAVRRFPTLTVSTPRAHVRPLLAADVPAVAEIFADKLTQRWLPLPESSGPINAVAWCTEMAKERRDSGNGDHYGVIRREDDRLVGALWTKRTDWSGRTTEVCYAVAPEARGYGLAAEAVLALAIALILEHGFQRLELRVAPGNIASRRVAEKAGFSYEGLLRNAGYAQGGRVDLESWSFVSADLR; this comes from the coding sequence GTGACCGGGGAGGTGGCGGTCCGCCGTTTTCCGACCCTGACCGTTTCCACTCCGCGGGCACACGTACGGCCGTTGCTGGCCGCCGACGTCCCGGCGGTCGCGGAGATCTTCGCCGACAAACTGACCCAGCGTTGGTTGCCGCTGCCCGAGTCGTCGGGCCCGATCAATGCTGTCGCCTGGTGCACGGAGATGGCCAAGGAGCGGCGGGACAGTGGCAACGGCGACCACTACGGGGTGATCCGTCGGGAGGACGACCGGCTGGTCGGCGCCCTCTGGACCAAGCGGACCGACTGGTCCGGCCGGACCACCGAGGTCTGCTACGCGGTGGCGCCCGAGGCGCGCGGGTACGGGCTGGCAGCCGAGGCGGTGCTCGCCCTGGCGATCGCGTTGATCCTCGAGCACGGGTTCCAGCGGCTGGAACTGCGGGTGGCGCCGGGCAACATCGCCTCCCGTCGGGTCGCCGAGAAGGCTGGTTTCAGCTACGAGGGGCTGCTGCGCAACGCCGGGTACGCCCAGGGTGGCCGGGTGGACCTGGAGTCCTGGTCGTTCGTCTCCGCCGACCTCCGCTAG
- a CDS encoding IS110 family transposase: protein MTAKKRQITGGIDTHGRTHHAAVVDQTGRVLNDQQFPATAAGYHDLLAWLRSHGRVTKVGIEGTGAYGAGLARYLTSQNITLVEVDRPDRKTRRTKGKSDPIDAIAAARAALSGQANGTPKTRTGPVEAIRTLRVARSGAVKARTAALNQLHGLIASAPEELRANLTGLHGQALITACTTLTTDDTPTSDPIQATRAALHSIATRVQTLTTEITQLEHRLHPIVATTAPRLNALLGVGPDVAGQLLATAGDNPDRLHSEAALAHLCGAAPIPASSGRTNRHRLNRGGDRAANKALYTIALCRLRHDPRTRAYTERRTTQGLSKKEIIRCLKRYIIREVHTALLADLAALTT, encoded by the coding sequence ATGACAGCCAAGAAGCGTCAGATCACCGGTGGAATCGACACCCACGGCAGAACCCACCACGCCGCCGTGGTCGACCAGACCGGCCGGGTACTCAACGACCAGCAGTTCCCCGCCACCGCAGCCGGCTACCACGACCTCCTGGCCTGGCTCCGATCACACGGCCGGGTAACCAAGGTTGGTATCGAGGGCACCGGCGCCTACGGCGCCGGCCTGGCCCGCTACCTGACCAGCCAGAACATCACCCTGGTCGAAGTCGACCGACCCGACCGCAAAACCCGCCGCACGAAGGGCAAGTCCGACCCGATCGACGCGATCGCCGCCGCCCGAGCCGCCCTGTCCGGACAAGCCAACGGCACCCCCAAGACCCGCACCGGCCCCGTCGAAGCGATCCGCACCCTACGAGTCGCCCGCAGCGGCGCAGTCAAGGCCCGCACCGCCGCACTCAACCAACTCCACGGCCTCATCGCCTCCGCCCCCGAAGAACTCCGCGCCAACCTCACCGGCCTGCACGGCCAGGCCCTGATCACCGCCTGCACCACCCTGACCACCGACGACACCCCGACAAGTGATCCGATCCAGGCCACCCGAGCGGCACTCCACTCGATCGCCACCCGGGTCCAGACCCTGACCACCGAGATCACCCAACTCGAACACCGACTCCACCCCATCGTGGCCACCACCGCCCCACGCCTGAACGCGCTCCTCGGCGTCGGCCCCGACGTCGCCGGGCAACTCCTAGCCACCGCCGGAGACAACCCCGACCGGCTCCACAGCGAAGCCGCCCTAGCCCACCTCTGCGGCGCCGCACCCATCCCCGCCAGCTCCGGACGCACCAACCGGCACCGACTCAACCGAGGCGGGGACCGCGCCGCAAACAAAGCGCTCTACACCATCGCGCTCTGCCGCCTACGCCACGATCCCCGCACCCGCGCCTACACCGAACGACGCACCACCCAAGGCCTCAGCAAAAAAGAGATCATCCGCTGCCTCAAGCGCTACATCATCCGAGAAGTCCACACCGCCCTACTCGCAGACCTCGCCGCACTCACCACTTGA
- the cobC gene encoding Rv2231c family pyridoxal phosphate-dependent protein CobC → MQPQVTAPRAPATDEVAPGRPDELDIDLGHHGDVEVVPGLVDLAVNVRRAPMPDWLADPITASLGELASYPDPGPARAAIAARHRRPSAEVLLTAGAAEGFVLLAQALRGARRPVVVHPQFTEPEAALRAAGHRVERVLLRAETGFRLDPALVPDDADLVFVGNPTNPTSVLHPAAVLAELARPGRVLVVDEAFADTTTRPVDTTTRPADTTTRPAADPADPADPAHTVAGGVAPASTGEEPESLATRRDLPGVVVVRSLTKTWGLAGLRIGYLLGPAELLERLAAVQPLWAVSTPALAAATACATPVAVAAEREIAVRLAADREHLARRLAALPGVRVAGTPASAFVLVELAGAAEVRLALRDRGYAVRRGDTFPGLGADWLRVAVRDTATTDAFVAVLAEILEA, encoded by the coding sequence ATGCAACCGCAGGTAACCGCGCCCCGGGCACCGGCGACCGACGAGGTGGCCCCCGGTCGGCCCGACGAGCTCGACATCGACCTGGGGCACCACGGCGACGTCGAGGTCGTACCCGGCCTGGTCGACCTCGCGGTCAACGTCCGCCGGGCGCCGATGCCGGACTGGCTGGCCGACCCGATCACCGCCTCCCTGGGCGAGCTGGCCAGCTACCCGGACCCCGGCCCGGCCCGGGCGGCGATCGCCGCCCGGCACCGCCGGCCCAGCGCCGAGGTGCTGCTGACCGCCGGGGCCGCCGAGGGCTTCGTGCTGCTCGCCCAGGCACTGCGCGGTGCCCGCCGGCCGGTGGTGGTGCACCCGCAGTTCACCGAGCCGGAAGCGGCGCTACGGGCCGCCGGTCACCGGGTCGAACGGGTGCTGCTCCGCGCCGAGACCGGTTTCCGCCTGGACCCCGCGCTGGTGCCGGATGACGCCGACCTGGTCTTCGTCGGCAACCCCACCAACCCCACGTCGGTCCTGCACCCTGCCGCCGTCCTCGCCGAACTGGCCCGTCCGGGCCGGGTACTGGTCGTCGACGAGGCGTTCGCCGACACCACCACCCGCCCCGTCGACACCACCACCCGCCCCGCCGACACCACCACCCGCCCCGCCGCCGACCCCGCCGACCCCGCCGACCCCGCCCACACGGTCGCCGGTGGGGTGGCGCCGGCGTCGACCGGGGAGGAGCCGGAGTCGTTGGCCACCCGCCGGGACCTGCCCGGCGTCGTCGTGGTGCGTAGCCTCACCAAGACCTGGGGACTGGCCGGACTGCGGATCGGCTATCTGCTCGGACCAGCCGAGCTGCTGGAGCGGCTCGCCGCCGTACAGCCGCTCTGGGCGGTCTCGACGCCGGCGCTCGCCGCCGCCACGGCCTGCGCCACGCCGGTCGCGGTCGCCGCCGAGCGGGAGATCGCGGTACGCCTCGCCGCCGACCGCGAGCATCTGGCCCGCCGCCTGGCGGCCCTGCCCGGCGTACGGGTCGCGGGCACCCCGGCGAGCGCGTTCGTCCTGGTCGAACTGGCCGGTGCGGCCGAGGTACGGCTCGCGCTGCGGGACCGGGGCTACGCCGTACGCCGGGGCGACACCTTCCCGGGGCTGGGTGCCGACTGGCTGCGCGTGGCCGTACGGGACACTGCCACCACTGACGCGTTCGTCGCCGTGCTGGCGGAGATCCTGGAGGCATGA